In Sphingomonas sp. PAMC26645, one DNA window encodes the following:
- a CDS encoding efflux RND transporter periplasmic adaptor subunit: protein MNRTILRAIAPAAAALAFAGCGPSPDPAPSANAVAGEDREKASGDPTVATLSAQQIADAGIEVTRPTVGGVAGAIELPATIEADPQGVQVVAAPIGGRLVSLTRNLGQSIGRGGTLAIIESREAASLNAEVEAAGARSALAQSNLRREQRLFAERVSPGQDLVAARTAATEANIALRLARQQLSATGGGGGALNRIAVRSPIAGQVIARSATLGQQVAADAEIFRVANLAKVSVTMSLMPADAGRVKPGARVEVTSAGRRQDGRVTFVSPILDETTRLVPVIATIDNAGGLWRVGENVGVSVLLPASGDRSIVVPSAAVQMIGDRPHVFVRTATGFRATRVTLGRTNGGAVTVTAGLTGEERIASTNSFTLKAELGKGAAKDED from the coding sequence ATGAACCGCACCATTTTGCGCGCGATCGCGCCTGCCGCTGCCGCCTTGGCATTCGCAGGCTGTGGCCCCTCCCCCGACCCGGCGCCCTCTGCCAACGCGGTGGCAGGCGAGGATCGAGAGAAGGCTTCCGGCGATCCCACGGTCGCGACCCTGTCGGCACAGCAGATCGCCGACGCCGGTATCGAGGTCACGCGCCCGACCGTCGGCGGCGTCGCCGGCGCGATCGAACTGCCCGCGACGATCGAGGCCGATCCGCAGGGCGTTCAGGTCGTGGCCGCGCCGATCGGCGGCAGGCTGGTCTCGCTCACCCGCAACCTCGGTCAGTCCATCGGCCGCGGCGGGACACTGGCGATCATCGAGAGCCGCGAGGCAGCCTCGCTCAACGCCGAGGTCGAGGCGGCCGGTGCGCGGTCCGCGCTTGCCCAGTCGAACCTACGCCGCGAACAACGGTTGTTCGCCGAACGCGTGTCACCTGGGCAGGATCTCGTCGCCGCCCGCACCGCCGCAACCGAAGCCAACATCGCGCTCCGACTCGCGCGGCAGCAGCTGTCGGCCACGGGTGGCGGAGGCGGCGCACTCAACCGCATTGCGGTACGCTCGCCGATCGCCGGCCAGGTGATCGCCCGGTCGGCCACGCTCGGGCAACAGGTCGCGGCCGACGCCGAAATCTTCCGCGTCGCCAACCTCGCCAAGGTGTCGGTGACGATGTCGCTCATGCCCGCTGATGCCGGCCGCGTGAAGCCGGGTGCACGTGTGGAAGTCACGTCCGCCGGCCGCCGCCAGGATGGACGCGTGACCTTCGTCTCGCCGATCCTCGACGAAACCACGCGCCTCGTCCCCGTGATCGCGACGATCGACAATGCAGGCGGCCTCTGGCGCGTCGGCGAGAATGTCGGCGTGTCGGTGCTTCTCCCCGCTAGCGGGGACCGCAGCATCGTCGTGCCCTCGGCCGCCGTGCAGATGATCGGTGACCGGCCACACGTCTTCGTCCGCACCGCGACCGGCTTCCGGGCGACGCGGGTGACGCTCGGCCGCACCAATGGCGGCGCGGTTACCGTGACCGCGGGCCTGACCGGCGAGGAGCGCATCGCCTCGACCAACTCGTTCACGCTCAAGGCCGAACTCGGCAAGGGCGCGGCGAAGGACGAGGACTAG
- a CDS encoding TolC family protein, whose product MHRILAAIVAAGACASSLQAQTRPPVLAEPVLTLAEALDRAGASSPFQDAASAGVRAAEAQRRVAALRPNPSIVAETENVAGSGIYRGLRSSETTLGLALPLERGGKRQARMALADAQIGRAGIAAAIARADLRLRVTQAYVVGVTAQRRVAVARDQIGIAAEVLRAAKVRVQAGRASPLEEQRADVARLAAEGVLERADRSAAVAGTNLARLIGMPVGALDDSWFQLVDALGPLQPSRSTGTLIAAAARADLDTATAQVRLARSQRVPDLTLSASARRLEQTNDTAAVFGVSIPLTVFNGGRSAVVVADAQRDQSDALRRVALLDAEQDIATTQAEAANAATTARNATGPALTAAVEAVRIARIGYREGKFGQLDLLDAERTLLDTRTAAIDALAAYHDARARLERLTAEAPIAKDTDR is encoded by the coding sequence ATGCATCGTATTCTCGCGGCTATCGTGGCCGCAGGCGCCTGCGCATCGTCGCTGCAGGCCCAGACCCGTCCGCCGGTTTTGGCGGAACCGGTCCTTACGCTCGCCGAGGCGCTTGACCGCGCAGGCGCGTCGTCGCCCTTCCAGGATGCCGCATCCGCCGGCGTTCGCGCGGCCGAAGCGCAGCGCCGGGTCGCTGCGCTTCGGCCGAACCCGTCGATCGTCGCCGAGACCGAGAACGTCGCGGGGTCCGGGATCTATCGGGGCCTGCGCTCGTCCGAAACGACGCTGGGGTTGGCGTTGCCCCTGGAACGCGGCGGCAAGCGGCAGGCGCGGATGGCACTCGCCGACGCGCAGATCGGCCGCGCAGGTATCGCAGCAGCGATCGCGCGCGCCGACCTCCGACTGCGGGTCACGCAGGCGTATGTCGTCGGGGTAACCGCGCAACGTCGTGTAGCGGTCGCGCGCGATCAGATCGGGATTGCCGCCGAAGTGCTCCGCGCCGCCAAGGTGCGGGTGCAGGCGGGGCGCGCCTCACCACTGGAGGAACAGCGCGCAGACGTAGCGCGCCTTGCGGCCGAGGGCGTTTTGGAACGGGCGGACCGTTCAGCCGCCGTTGCCGGGACGAACCTTGCCCGGCTTATTGGAATGCCGGTCGGCGCGCTCGACGACTCCTGGTTCCAGCTGGTGGACGCGCTGGGCCCCCTCCAGCCATCCCGTTCGACGGGCACACTCATCGCCGCGGCAGCCCGCGCGGATCTCGACACCGCGACCGCGCAGGTGCGGCTCGCGCGCAGCCAGCGGGTGCCGGACCTGACGCTCAGCGCCAGCGCCCGACGGCTCGAACAGACCAACGACACCGCCGCCGTCTTCGGCGTCTCGATTCCGCTAACCGTCTTCAACGGCGGCCGATCTGCGGTTGTGGTCGCAGACGCGCAACGCGACCAGTCGGACGCGCTGCGCCGCGTGGCGTTGCTCGATGCCGAGCAGGACATCGCCACCACGCAGGCTGAGGCCGCGAACGCCGCGACTACGGCGCGCAACGCGACCGGGCCGGCGCTCACAGCCGCCGTGGAAGCTGTGCGGATCGCGCGCATCGGCTACCGCGAAGGCAAGTTCGGGCAGCTCGACCTGCTCGACGCGGAGCGGACGCTTCTCGACACACGGACGGCCGCGATCGACGCGCTTGCCGCCTATCACGACGCACGTGCGCGCCTCGAACGGCTGACTGCCGAAGCGCCGATTGCCAAGGACACCGACCGATGA
- a CDS encoding dienelactone hydrolase family protein, whose protein sequence is MIISSDEFVDLPSADGGVMRVHVFRPAIEGRFPGVLLFSEIYQVTAPIRRLAAYIAGHGYCVAVPEVYHEYEAPGTVLAYDTAGTDRGNALKIAKPVAAFDADATAGLDFLAGHAACTGRLATVGVCLGGHLAYRGALDPRVKAAACFYPTDIHAGSLGLGKDDDSLARMADLKAETLFVFGRADPHVPFAGRALIRARLEEVGARYEWHEVNAAHAFLRDEGPRYDAALFAQATGWMFALFQRVLSASY, encoded by the coding sequence ATGATCATCTCCAGCGACGAATTCGTCGATCTGCCCTCAGCCGATGGCGGCGTGATGCGGGTTCATGTGTTTCGCCCGGCGATCGAGGGGCGGTTTCCCGGGGTTTTGCTGTTCTCGGAAATCTATCAGGTGACGGCGCCGATCCGGCGACTGGCGGCGTATATCGCGGGGCACGGCTACTGTGTCGCGGTCCCCGAGGTGTATCACGAGTATGAAGCGCCCGGGACCGTGCTGGCGTACGACACCGCCGGTACGGATCGCGGCAACGCGCTGAAGATCGCCAAGCCGGTTGCGGCGTTCGATGCCGATGCGACCGCCGGACTGGATTTTCTGGCCGGACACGCGGCCTGCACGGGACGGCTCGCGACGGTGGGCGTCTGTCTGGGCGGGCATCTGGCGTACCGCGGGGCGCTCGATCCACGGGTGAAGGCGGCGGCATGCTTTTATCCGACCGATATCCATGCGGGATCGCTCGGGCTCGGCAAGGATGACGACAGCCTAGCGCGGATGGCGGACCTGAAGGCGGAGACGCTGTTCGTCTTCGGTCGCGCCGATCCGCATGTGCCGTTTGCCGGCCGGGCACTCATCCGTGCGCGCTTGGAAGAGGTCGGTGCGCGCTATGAATGGCATGAGGTCAACGCCGCGCACGCGTTCCTGCGCGACGAGGGACCACGGTACGACGCGGCGCTGTTCGCGCAGGCGACCGGCTGGATGTTCGCATTGTTCCAGCGGGTTCTGTCTGCCTCCTACTGA
- a CDS encoding TonB-dependent receptor codes for MTPFKMAPRLTRAALLCATTMVALSATVAAAQTIPPTQDPAPAASQGAAPAAAGPTAPAASPAAALPNSDQTPGTIDAADSGDIVVTGYRSSLAKSTNAKRAATGFTDSIFAEDIGKFPDTNIAESFNRIPGITITRDVTGEGTNVAIRGLGSNFTNVTLNGATIAVASSGATDAQGTDRSVDLSFFPTDLFTKLTVNKSYTADLLEGGAAGNIDLRSARPFDRATSFLAYNVQGTKQSPEDRIGARGSLIGSWRGDKVGILAGVSAQRLFTDTRGFETIGYTNPALTTPNGIAGTTNGVQNTPTAAQTLAAQCRANNASCNGTGGGNWTIPGLVPAGAGAGLVAGTVINQDFLLANNPGATIQQIDNALLPRLGRSTSIRGPRDRINAILSAEWQPSDTLHFYVDGLYGYKKNDLTRENMAWIVRNGAIIPTNLTFDKADCTIGCVVTGGTFANAQFFNEFRPYTETTKLFSINPGGEWEISDTLKLNLQGNYARSTFHRENPSVGLTTPLGIGNTVTYSNDGSGIPTIQSALDLNDPANFGWNPGSRVNISDERRLNKSKGARGDLTWGKPALNLKVGGAFDDVSRRISSNDNSQAYQNAVCGNNPSVFVASPNSQPPCEGLNAPGVIPAGYPTYPGLGTGSTAGMTGPVTYGGSLVPNSAAPSYLTPGPAGFVTVDWPKFAAATNYDFYHDNSPESGASTTGASGGGIREVVKSAFATVNGEQDLGGNMLRFNVGVRYVNTIQTITGRVSLPDPRNTTATGVALPDGSRYPNLVSIVSTRNVYSKWLPAATFAYDVSEHAVVRVAGSRTMTRPDPSAQLPGVNFGAPSADQASIGNPALEPYMSTNIDLGFEYYTGREGVVSFNAFRKSIKGFTNTAISTVPFSNLSQYGITYDTLNPTQQIAINSRGGPGTAQVQVTSQVNVADKLTINGLEFQWVQPLDFLTKNIGITGFGFNANATVVDQTSKGAATAFGVAPFTYNITGYYEKHGVMLRVSTTSREGSQNSGAAQNGIPAAALFGTDYTTYDFSSSFDLDKIFGFAGAPQLTVNVANFTNATLRSYFQFENATFTQYKPGRQFLVGLRGTF; via the coding sequence ATGACGCCTTTCAAAATGGCCCCTCGTCTTACGCGCGCTGCGCTCTTGTGCGCGACGACGATGGTAGCGCTGTCGGCGACCGTTGCGGCGGCGCAGACCATTCCGCCAACGCAGGACCCTGCACCCGCGGCGTCGCAAGGTGCCGCGCCCGCCGCCGCCGGGCCGACCGCGCCTGCCGCGTCGCCAGCAGCGGCCCTGCCGAACTCCGACCAGACCCCCGGCACGATCGATGCGGCCGATAGCGGCGACATCGTCGTCACCGGCTATCGTTCGAGCCTGGCCAAGTCGACGAACGCGAAGCGCGCAGCGACCGGCTTCACGGATTCGATCTTCGCCGAGGACATCGGCAAGTTCCCCGACACCAACATCGCCGAATCCTTCAACCGGATCCCCGGCATCACCATCACGCGCGACGTGACCGGCGAAGGTACGAACGTCGCGATCCGTGGCCTCGGATCGAACTTCACGAACGTCACGCTCAACGGCGCGACGATCGCGGTGGCGTCGTCGGGCGCGACCGATGCGCAGGGCACCGATCGCTCGGTCGATCTCAGCTTCTTCCCGACCGACCTGTTCACCAAGCTGACGGTCAACAAGAGCTATACCGCGGACCTGCTCGAAGGTGGTGCGGCGGGTAACATCGACCTCCGTTCGGCGCGGCCGTTCGATCGCGCGACCTCGTTCCTGGCGTATAACGTGCAGGGTACGAAGCAGTCGCCCGAGGACCGGATCGGTGCTCGCGGCTCGCTGATCGGCAGCTGGCGCGGTGACAAGGTCGGTATCCTCGCAGGCGTGTCCGCCCAGCGCCTGTTCACCGACACGCGCGGGTTCGAGACGATTGGCTATACCAATCCAGCGCTGACGACGCCCAACGGCATCGCCGGTACGACCAACGGCGTGCAGAACACGCCAACCGCTGCACAAACACTTGCTGCCCAGTGCCGTGCCAACAATGCGAGCTGCAACGGCACCGGCGGGGGCAACTGGACCATCCCCGGGTTGGTCCCGGCCGGCGCTGGCGCCGGGTTGGTCGCTGGCACGGTGATTAATCAGGATTTCCTGCTCGCGAACAACCCAGGTGCGACGATCCAACAGATTGACAACGCGTTGCTGCCGCGGCTCGGGCGTTCGACCAGCATTCGCGGTCCGCGTGACCGTATCAACGCGATTCTCAGTGCGGAATGGCAGCCGTCCGATACGCTGCATTTCTACGTGGATGGCCTGTACGGCTACAAGAAGAACGACCTGACGCGCGAGAACATGGCGTGGATCGTCCGCAACGGCGCGATTATCCCGACCAACCTGACGTTCGACAAGGCCGACTGCACGATCGGCTGCGTCGTCACCGGCGGGACGTTCGCCAACGCGCAGTTCTTCAACGAATTCCGTCCTTACACCGAGACGACGAAGCTCTTCAGTATCAACCCCGGCGGCGAGTGGGAAATCTCCGACACGCTCAAGCTGAACCTGCAGGGCAACTACGCGCGCTCGACCTTCCACCGCGAGAATCCATCGGTCGGCCTGACGACCCCGCTGGGTATCGGCAACACCGTGACCTATTCCAACGACGGCAGCGGCATCCCGACGATCCAGAGCGCGCTGGACCTGAACGATCCGGCGAATTTCGGCTGGAATCCCGGTAGCCGCGTCAACATCTCCGACGAACGCCGGCTCAACAAGAGCAAGGGCGCGCGCGGCGACCTGACCTGGGGCAAGCCGGCCCTCAACCTGAAGGTCGGCGGCGCGTTCGACGACGTGTCGCGCCGGATCAGCAGCAACGACAACAGCCAGGCGTACCAGAACGCGGTTTGCGGCAATAATCCCAGCGTGTTCGTAGCCTCGCCGAATTCGCAGCCGCCCTGCGAAGGCCTGAATGCGCCGGGCGTGATCCCAGCCGGCTACCCGACCTATCCGGGCTTAGGCACCGGATCGACCGCGGGCATGACCGGCCCGGTAACCTATGGTGGTTCGCTCGTTCCCAACTCGGCGGCCCCAAGCTACCTGACACCAGGGCCGGCCGGTTTCGTGACGGTCGACTGGCCGAAGTTCGCAGCCGCGACCAACTATGACTTCTACCACGACAATTCGCCGGAAAGCGGCGCGTCCACCACGGGCGCAAGCGGCGGCGGCATTCGCGAAGTGGTGAAGTCTGCGTTCGCCACGGTGAACGGCGAACAGGACCTTGGCGGCAACATGCTGCGGTTCAACGTCGGCGTGCGCTACGTCAACACGATCCAGACGATCACGGGTCGCGTGTCGTTGCCCGATCCCCGCAATACGACCGCGACCGGCGTCGCGTTGCCGGACGGTAGCCGCTATCCGAACCTCGTCAGCATCGTGTCGACGCGCAACGTCTATTCGAAGTGGCTGCCCGCCGCGACCTTCGCTTACGACGTCAGCGAGCACGCGGTGGTGCGCGTCGCCGGATCGCGTACCATGACGCGTCCCGATCCGTCGGCGCAGTTGCCGGGCGTGAACTTCGGCGCACCGTCGGCGGATCAGGCGTCGATCGGCAACCCGGCGCTCGAGCCGTACATGTCGACGAACATCGATCTGGGCTTCGAATATTATACCGGCCGCGAAGGCGTGGTCAGCTTCAATGCGTTCCGCAAGTCGATCAAGGGCTTCACGAACACCGCGATCAGCACGGTTCCGTTCTCGAACCTGTCGCAATACGGGATCACCTACGATACGCTGAACCCGACGCAGCAGATCGCGATCAACTCGCGCGGCGGCCCCGGCACGGCGCAGGTCCAGGTCACGTCGCAGGTCAACGTGGCGGACAAGCTGACCATCAACGGGCTCGAATTCCAGTGGGTCCAGCCACTCGACTTCCTGACCAAGAATATCGGCATTACCGGGTTCGGCTTCAACGCCAATGCGACGGTCGTCGACCAGACCAGCAAGGGTGCGGCAACCGCGTTTGGTGTGGCGCCGTTTACCTACAACATCACGGGCTATTACGAAAAGCACGGTGTGATGCTGCGGGTGTCGACCACCTCGCGCGAGGGCTCGCAGAACAGCGGCGCGGCGCAGAACGGCATTCCGGCAGCGGCATTGTTCGGTACGGACTATACGACGTATGATTTCTCATCGTCGTTCGACTTGGACAAGATCTTCGGTTTTGCCGGGGCGCCTCAGCTGACGGTCAATGTCGCGAACTTCACCAATGCGACGTTGCGGTCGTACTTCCAGTTCGAGAATGCGACCTTCACGCAGTACAAGCCGGGTCGTCAGTTCCTGGTCGGTCTGCGCGGGACCTTCTAG
- a CDS encoding glycosyl hydrolase 115 family protein — protein sequence MSQAVSRRTLMGGAACGAALATLPLLAVEAHAAPDPRTAFALIEKGIPATVMIDADADSAVRHVATNFAADLERVSGTAARLIEGTSGAVRGPVVVIGVLGHSALIDRLVAAGKIAAADLHGEWEAFRQIVVDDPMPGVSRALVIVGSDRRGAVYGTYDVSERIGVSPWYWFADVPVRRQRDVLIPAGSRRDQPKVRYRGFFINDEDPCLSGWAKKAFGGVNAAMYVHVFELLLRMKGNYLWPAMWGKAFADDDPASMVLADAMGVVMGNSHHEPMLRAQAEWHRHEDGGVTGGAWDYDRNGANLRKFWRGGIERMMAKGGGQHYDSVVTVGMRGDGDEAMAEGTATGLLERVVADQRKIIANVTGKPATETPQVWALYKEVQDYYDHGMKVPDDVTLLFSDDNWGQIRRLPDPAARPREGGYGVYYHFDYVGGPRNYKWINTNQIEKTWQQMDLAYRRGAAQIWIVNVGDIKPMEYPLSFFLAQAWNPDAMTPAAVADYPRAWATATFGPEQARAIGEIVTQYSQYVARRKPELIDQDSFPLGGVTPKGLDGGEFGAMVEGWDALEARMITVRTTLRPDQRDAYYQLVEFPVAAVANLYRMYYGTAWNRLLASKNDARANYFADQVETAFRRDGELTQRYHAINGGKWDGMMAQVHMSYVIWNDPTKQTMPSIIRVGADTPEAKRRQQPVFVPTPATQAGIVALEAPAFSRARDGKGLRWTTIPHLGRTAGAMIAMPQGRPATLASDGVCLEYDVAVAKAGRATVTLYLVPTLDTFGHDGSRIGVSIDGGAVQILRAVLEPTGGDTDNAAKERWADAVRDNGVRLSTALGDVASGRHTIKIWRLDDNMVLQKLVLAAIPVPMSYLGAVPVA from the coding sequence ATGTCACAGGCCGTATCACGCCGTACGCTGATGGGTGGTGCCGCATGTGGCGCTGCGCTGGCGACGCTGCCCTTGCTCGCTGTCGAGGCACATGCGGCGCCCGACCCACGGACCGCGTTTGCCTTGATCGAAAAGGGCATTCCGGCGACAGTCATGATCGATGCCGACGCCGACAGTGCGGTTCGGCACGTCGCGACCAATTTTGCGGCAGATTTGGAGAGGGTCAGCGGCACTGCTGCGCGATTGATTGAAGGCACGAGCGGAGCAGTGCGAGGACCCGTCGTCGTGATAGGCGTGCTGGGCCACAGCGCTTTGATCGATCGTCTCGTGGCGGCGGGCAAGATCGCGGCTGCCGACCTGCACGGCGAATGGGAAGCGTTTCGGCAGATCGTGGTCGACGACCCGATGCCGGGCGTGTCGCGTGCGCTGGTGATCGTCGGGTCCGACCGGCGGGGCGCGGTGTACGGTACCTACGACGTATCCGAGCGGATCGGCGTTTCGCCGTGGTACTGGTTCGCCGACGTGCCCGTCCGTCGTCAGCGCGACGTGCTGATCCCTGCCGGCTCGAGGCGTGACCAGCCCAAGGTCCGCTATCGCGGGTTCTTCATCAACGACGAAGATCCTTGCCTCAGCGGATGGGCGAAGAAGGCGTTCGGTGGCGTGAACGCAGCGATGTACGTGCACGTCTTCGAACTGCTGTTGCGGATGAAGGGCAATTATCTGTGGCCCGCCATGTGGGGCAAGGCGTTCGCCGACGACGACCCCGCGAGCATGGTGCTGGCCGACGCGATGGGCGTGGTGATGGGCAATTCGCACCACGAGCCGATGCTGCGCGCGCAGGCCGAATGGCATCGTCACGAAGATGGCGGCGTCACCGGCGGTGCGTGGGATTACGACAGGAACGGCGCCAACCTGCGAAAATTCTGGCGCGGCGGGATCGAGCGCATGATGGCGAAGGGCGGCGGCCAGCATTACGACTCCGTCGTGACCGTCGGCATGCGCGGTGATGGCGACGAGGCGATGGCCGAGGGCACCGCGACCGGGCTGCTCGAACGCGTCGTCGCCGACCAGCGCAAGATCATCGCCAACGTGACCGGCAAACCGGCGACCGAGACGCCTCAGGTCTGGGCGCTCTACAAGGAAGTGCAGGACTATTACGATCACGGCATGAAGGTGCCGGACGACGTCACGTTGTTGTTCTCGGACGATAATTGGGGTCAGATCCGCCGCCTGCCCGATCCTGCTGCGCGCCCGCGCGAGGGTGGCTACGGTGTCTATTACCACTTCGATTATGTCGGCGGTCCGCGCAACTACAAGTGGATCAATACCAACCAGATCGAGAAGACCTGGCAGCAGATGGACCTCGCGTACCGGCGTGGTGCGGCGCAGATCTGGATCGTCAACGTCGGCGATATCAAGCCGATGGAATATCCGCTGAGCTTCTTCCTGGCGCAGGCCTGGAACCCGGATGCGATGACCCCCGCTGCGGTTGCCGACTATCCGCGCGCATGGGCGACGGCGACGTTCGGCCCCGAACAGGCGCGCGCGATCGGCGAGATCGTCACGCAGTACAGCCAGTATGTCGCACGCCGAAAGCCCGAACTGATCGACCAGGACAGTTTCCCGCTAGGCGGAGTCACCCCCAAGGGCCTCGATGGCGGCGAGTTCGGCGCGATGGTTGAAGGGTGGGACGCGCTGGAGGCACGGATGATCACAGTTCGCACCACGCTGCGGCCGGATCAGCGTGATGCCTATTACCAGTTGGTCGAGTTTCCCGTGGCGGCGGTCGCGAACCTGTACCGGATGTATTACGGCACCGCGTGGAACCGGCTGCTGGCCTCGAAGAACGACGCCCGCGCCAATTATTTTGCCGACCAGGTCGAAACCGCTTTCCGCCGCGACGGCGAACTGACGCAGCGGTATCACGCTATCAACGGCGGCAAGTGGGATGGCATGATGGCGCAGGTCCATATGAGCTATGTCATCTGGAACGATCCCACCAAACAGACCATGCCGAGCATCATCCGGGTCGGTGCCGATACGCCTGAGGCAAAGCGTCGGCAGCAGCCGGTCTTCGTTCCGACGCCCGCGACGCAGGCCGGTATCGTCGCCCTCGAAGCACCCGCGTTCAGTCGCGCACGCGACGGCAAGGGGCTGCGCTGGACGACGATCCCGCATCTGGGTCGTACGGCAGGGGCGATGATCGCGATGCCGCAAGGTCGACCTGCAACGCTGGCGAGTGACGGCGTCTGTCTGGAATACGATGTCGCCGTGGCGAAGGCGGGACGAGCTACCGTGACGCTGTACCTCGTACCGACGCTCGACACGTTCGGTCATGACGGATCGCGCATCGGCGTGTCGATCGACGGCGGTGCGGTTCAGATCCTGCGCGCGGTGCTCGAGCCGACCGGAGGCGATACGGACAATGCCGCCAAGGAGCGCTGGGCGGATGCGGTGCGTGACAATGGCGTACGATTGTCGACAGCCCTTGGTGATGTCGCTAGCGGCCGTCACACGATCAAGATCTGGCGGCTGGACGACAATATGGTGCTCCAGAAGCTGGTACTTGCGGCCATCCCGGTACCGATGTCCTATCTCGGTGCGGTTCCCGTCGCCTGA
- a CDS encoding FadR/GntR family transcriptional regulator, which translates to MFAVGKYDAPANDRLYQRLARRLFEELVAGTYAIGDRLPAERELAIDYGASRPAVREALIALEVQGFIEVRVGSGAYVCRLPGQGEEPGFAITAFELTEARIMFEGEAAALAAVQITDAEIDLLDGLVEAMTTENLLTEVTEIADRDFHMAIAKATRNSGVVRTIEDLWHLRSTSPECALLHAKARNAKVRPVVAEHAAIVDALRARDAAAARGAMRAHLTSVMDHLLFQTEEMAMEQARLALATTRQRYGGVPTI; encoded by the coding sequence CTGTTCGCGGTCGGAAAATACGACGCTCCCGCGAACGATCGCTTGTATCAGCGGCTGGCGCGGCGGCTGTTCGAGGAACTGGTCGCCGGCACCTATGCGATCGGCGATCGGCTGCCCGCCGAACGCGAGCTGGCGATCGATTACGGCGCCAGTCGCCCGGCGGTGCGTGAAGCTCTCATCGCGCTGGAAGTGCAAGGTTTTATCGAAGTCCGTGTCGGCTCCGGGGCGTATGTCTGCCGGCTGCCGGGGCAGGGCGAAGAGCCGGGTTTCGCGATCACCGCGTTCGAACTGACCGAAGCGCGGATCATGTTCGAGGGTGAGGCGGCAGCGCTCGCAGCAGTCCAGATCACCGATGCCGAGATCGACCTACTCGACGGACTGGTCGAGGCGATGACGACCGAGAATTTGCTGACCGAAGTCACCGAGATCGCCGATCGCGATTTCCACATGGCAATCGCCAAGGCGACGCGGAATTCGGGCGTTGTCCGGACGATCGAGGATCTGTGGCATTTACGCTCGACGTCGCCCGAATGCGCGCTTCTCCATGCCAAGGCGCGCAACGCCAAGGTGCGCCCGGTCGTCGCCGAACATGCTGCAATCGTTGATGCTTTGCGCGCGCGCGATGCGGCGGCAGCGCGGGGCGCGATGCGCGCGCACCTGACGTCGGTGATGGACCACCTCCTGTTCCAGACCGAAGAGATGGCGATGGAACAGGCTCGACTAGCGCTTGCGACGACTCGCCAGCGTTACGGCGGCGTCCCGACCATTTGA